From one Bacteroides eggerthii genomic stretch:
- a CDS encoding glycoside hydrolase family 2 protein: protein MKRTTTLLSALILALSLWAQPSVETQRQYLSGKGCDDMVEWDFFCTGGNNSGKWSKIGVPSCWELQGFGTYQYGMKFYGKAFPAGVADEKGMYRYEFNLPAEWNGMQVELVFEGSMTDTYATINGRKAGEMHQGAFYRFVYNVSDRVFFGSDKKNVLEVTVSKESANAGVNLAERRADYWNFGGIFRPVFMVAKPADNIARVALDAQADGTFIAQCMLNHALDGAQVKTVICDAKGREVISQTDVVRAGGDEVSVNMKLKNPALWTAETPNLYTAHFTLMNKAGKVLHRERQKFGFRTVETRPNDGLYVNGRRVTVRGVNRHSFRPETGRTLSKAKNIEDVLLIKSMNMNAVRLSHYPADPEFFEACDSLGLYVMDELSGWHGKHETVVGQKLVGEMIKRDHNHPSIIWWSNGNEKGWNTELDCEFHKHDIQKRPVIHPQGNFGGYETMHYRSYGESQNYMRLPEIFMPTEFLHGLYDGGHGAGLYDYWEMMRRHPRCAGGFLWMLADEGVKRVDMNGFIDNVGNYGADGIVGPHHEKEGSYYTIRQVWCPIQIMNTPDGNFDGVLQLENRYDFSNLKDCKFKYEYVAVDGLETKVIKSATVNGPDIEPHTAGTLKIASVLNNANLLHVTAIDAYGSELFTWTYNLVNVALPVLAKQGAAPTYTSTAEQLKVSVADKEFTFSYADGQLKGVKLGGSTFSLSNGPRFIAAKRADRSMDQFYNHDDKDAEKKKTQYTTFEDAGRFTGFDIKSEGSCLYITANYKLGSFEKAIWVIDAEGTVELDFSYNFSGVVDLMGVMFDYPEEKMLRKSWLGKGPYRVWQNRLHGPQTGIWANDYNDPIPGESFLYPEFKGYFADVQWMELSTSEGTVRIANKNPEQYMGVYQPRDGRDELLYRLPATGIALMRVIPPVRNKVNTTDLVGPSSQAFWADGRYGGGFIMQFSKAAK from the coding sequence ATGAAACGGACAACAACTCTTCTCTCTGCCCTTATTCTTGCTTTGAGTTTGTGGGCGCAACCTTCTGTTGAAACGCAGCGGCAATATCTTTCAGGTAAAGGATGCGATGACATGGTGGAATGGGATTTCTTCTGTACCGGTGGTAATAATTCCGGTAAGTGGAGTAAAATAGGTGTGCCTTCCTGTTGGGAATTGCAAGGCTTCGGTACCTATCAGTATGGTATGAAGTTTTATGGAAAAGCCTTTCCGGCCGGTGTGGCTGATGAGAAGGGTATGTATAGGTACGAATTCAATTTGCCCGCCGAATGGAATGGAATGCAAGTGGAACTTGTGTTTGAGGGATCAATGACAGATACTTACGCCACCATCAATGGGCGTAAGGCGGGTGAAATGCATCAAGGTGCTTTTTATCGCTTTGTTTACAATGTGAGTGATCGTGTGTTTTTCGGTTCTGATAAGAAAAATGTATTGGAAGTGACTGTAAGCAAAGAAAGTGCCAATGCGGGAGTCAATCTTGCTGAACGTCGTGCCGATTATTGGAACTTTGGCGGTATCTTCCGTCCTGTGTTCATGGTGGCGAAACCGGCTGACAACATAGCTCGTGTGGCGTTGGATGCACAAGCCGACGGGACTTTTATCGCCCAATGCATGCTTAACCATGCTTTGGATGGCGCGCAGGTGAAAACGGTGATCTGTGACGCAAAAGGACGCGAAGTTATTTCTCAGACTGATGTTGTGCGCGCCGGTGGAGACGAGGTGTCTGTTAATATGAAGTTGAAGAACCCGGCTCTGTGGACAGCTGAAACTCCTAATCTTTATACTGCTCATTTCACTCTTATGAATAAAGCTGGTAAAGTGTTGCATAGGGAACGGCAAAAATTTGGTTTCCGTACTGTAGAAACACGCCCGAATGATGGCCTTTATGTCAATGGCCGGCGTGTGACGGTGAGAGGTGTGAACCGTCATAGTTTCCGTCCGGAAACAGGTCGTACCCTTTCTAAAGCCAAGAATATAGAAGATGTGCTTCTTATTAAGAGTATGAATATGAATGCAGTCCGTTTGAGCCACTATCCTGCCGATCCCGAATTCTTTGAAGCATGCGACAGCCTCGGACTTTATGTAATGGATGAGTTGAGTGGATGGCATGGCAAGCATGAGACTGTTGTTGGTCAGAAGCTGGTGGGAGAGATGATTAAGCGCGACCATAACCATCCTTCCATTATTTGGTGGAGTAACGGTAATGAAAAGGGGTGGAATACCGAACTTGATTGTGAGTTCCACAAACATGACATACAGAAGCGTCCCGTTATTCATCCGCAAGGCAATTTCGGAGGTTACGAAACCATGCATTATCGTTCTTATGGAGAAAGTCAGAACTATATGCGCTTGCCCGAAATCTTTATGCCTACCGAGTTCTTGCATGGACTCTACGATGGCGGCCATGGTGCGGGGTTGTACGATTATTGGGAAATGATGCGCCGTCATCCCCGTTGTGCGGGTGGTTTCCTTTGGATGTTGGCCGATGAGGGAGTGAAGCGTGTGGATATGAACGGTTTTATCGATAATGTAGGCAACTATGGAGCAGATGGGATTGTGGGGCCTCATCATGAGAAGGAAGGCAGTTACTACACCATTCGTCAGGTGTGGTGTCCTATACAGATAATGAATACTCCCGATGGGAATTTTGATGGTGTGTTGCAATTGGAGAACCGTTACGACTTTAGTAATTTGAAAGATTGCAAATTTAAGTATGAATATGTGGCGGTAGATGGTTTGGAGACCAAAGTGATAAAAAGTGCTACGGTGAATGGACCTGACATAGAACCTCATACTGCCGGAACTTTGAAGATAGCTTCTGTTCTAAATAATGCAAACTTACTGCATGTTACCGCCATAGATGCGTATGGTAGTGAACTGTTTACCTGGACTTATAATCTGGTGAATGTAGCGTTACCAGTTTTGGCCAAGCAAGGTGCGGCGCCTACCTATACCAGCACTGCCGAGCAGCTTAAGGTTTCGGTTGCTGACAAGGAGTTTACTTTCAGTTATGCCGACGGACAGCTTAAAGGGGTGAAATTAGGAGGAAGTACATTCAGCTTGAGCAATGGCCCTCGTTTTATTGCTGCCAAACGTGCCGACCGGTCTATGGATCAGTTCTATAATCACGATGATAAAGATGCCGAGAAAAAGAAGACTCAATATACCACCTTCGAGGATGCAGGCCGTTTCACCGGTTTCGACATAAAGAGTGAAGGAAGTTGCCTTTACATTACAGCCAATTATAAGCTGGGTTCATTCGAGAAGGCCATCTGGGTGATTGATGCGGAAGGCACTGTTGAACTCGATTTCTCCTATAATTTCAGTGGAGTAGTCGACCTTATGGGCGTGATGTTTGATTATCCTGAAGAGAAAATGCTGCGTAAGAGTTGGCTGGGGAAGGGGCCTTACAGAGTGTGGCAGAACCGCTTGCATGGTCCGCAAACAGGTATCTGGGCTAATGACTATAATGACCCTATCCCCGGTGAAAGCTTCCTTTATCCTGAATTCAAAGGCTACTTTGCCGATGTACAGTGGATGGAGTTGTCTACTTCGGAAGGTACTGTTCGCATTGCCAATAAGAATCCCGAACAGTACATGGGAGTTTATCAACCGCGCGATGGTCGTGATGAGTTGCTTTATCGTCTGCCTGCTACCGGCATCGCTTTGATGCGCGTCATCCCTCCTGTACGCAACAAGGTAAATACCACCGATTTGGTAGGTCCTTCATCACAGGCATTCTGGGCTGATGGCCGGTATGGTGGTGGATTTATTATGCAATTTAGTAAAGCGGCCAAATAA
- a CDS encoding glycosylhydrolase-like jelly roll fold domain-containing protein: protein MIFFKSKDALELFAGDSLLHEENVAAENMAKRLVRHEWKEESRTPLENSEWTVHFEKTDVKLVRDELFDWSKESDAKVKFYSGRACYTSSFVVQDEFDGSVLLSLGRVANVATVRVNGKACGIAWTPPYQVDITSALVAGANRLEIELVNTWANALRGMDQGSAPFDGIWANAKYRLPGDDLLPAGLLGPVELVRMK from the coding sequence GTGATTTTCTTCAAAAGCAAGGATGCACTTGAACTCTTTGCCGGTGATTCGCTTCTGCATGAGGAGAATGTGGCAGCAGAGAATATGGCAAAAAGATTAGTCCGGCACGAATGGAAAGAGGAAAGTCGCACTCCGCTTGAGAACAGTGAATGGACAGTTCATTTTGAGAAAACTGATGTGAAACTGGTTCGTGATGAACTTTTTGATTGGAGTAAAGAAAGTGATGCTAAAGTAAAGTTCTATTCAGGACGTGCCTGTTATACTTCTTCTTTTGTTGTTCAGGATGAATTCGATGGGAGCGTGCTTCTCAGTCTGGGACGCGTAGCCAATGTGGCAACAGTCCGTGTGAATGGGAAAGCATGCGGCATAGCCTGGACTCCCCCCTATCAGGTAGATATCACTTCCGCTTTGGTAGCCGGAGCCAATCGTCTTGAAATCGAGCTGGTAAATACTTGGGCAAATGCTCTTCGGGGAATGGACCAGGGTAGCGCTCCTTTTGACGGCATATGGGCTAATGCCAAGTATCGTTTGCCCGGTGATGACCTGCTTCCGGCAGGATTACTTGGCCCGGTAGAATTGGTAAGAATGAAGTGA
- a CDS encoding sialate O-acetylesterase, giving the protein MNKKCIMIACAFFVAVALQAKVSLPAFFSDGMVMQQQSQASLWGKASKGKIVEVTTGWDGQTYTTRADEQGKWKLTVQTPAAGGPYDITFDDGERTWIKDILMGELWICSGQSNMEMPMKGFKNQPVEDANMDVLRSRNSQIRLFTVKRNSQFAPVDDVTGCWNHAEPKTVREFSATAYYFGRLLQEQLQVPIGLIVAAWGGSACEAWMRPEWLKAFPAAKIPQSPEDIKSKNRTPTVLFNGMLHPLIGLAMKGVIWYQGEDNWNRASTYADMFTTMIKGWRAEWKQGDFPFYYCQIAPYDYAIITAPGEPVINSAYLREQQLKAETMVPNVGMAVLMDAGMEKGIHPARKRVVGERLARLALVNDYGVEGVMAQSACYKKMEVKNDTVTVFFDRADMWINCKEKFASDLFEVAGEDRVFHPAKAWIERSKIKVKSEAVKSPVAVRYAFKNYAKGDLYCEDLPVSSFRSDNW; this is encoded by the coding sequence ATGAATAAGAAATGTATCATGATAGCTTGTGCTTTTTTTGTTGCAGTGGCACTTCAAGCTAAAGTGTCTTTGCCGGCGTTTTTTTCGGACGGTATGGTTATGCAACAACAGAGTCAGGCCAGTCTTTGGGGCAAGGCTTCGAAAGGTAAAATCGTTGAGGTGACTACCGGCTGGGATGGGCAGACCTATACTACGAGAGCTGATGAGCAAGGAAAGTGGAAACTTACTGTACAGACACCTGCTGCAGGAGGCCCCTATGATATTACTTTTGATGACGGTGAACGCACTTGGATTAAGGATATTCTTATGGGTGAATTATGGATTTGTTCGGGGCAGAGCAATATGGAGATGCCTATGAAAGGATTTAAGAATCAACCTGTGGAAGACGCCAATATGGATGTATTGCGTAGCCGTAATTCGCAAATCCGGCTTTTTACGGTGAAGCGTAATTCGCAGTTTGCTCCTGTAGATGATGTAACCGGTTGCTGGAATCACGCAGAGCCTAAGACCGTACGTGAGTTTAGCGCTACTGCATATTATTTTGGCCGTTTGTTGCAAGAACAGCTTCAGGTTCCTATAGGATTGATTGTTGCTGCTTGGGGAGGATCGGCTTGTGAGGCTTGGATGCGCCCTGAATGGCTCAAGGCATTCCCCGCAGCTAAAATACCCCAAAGCCCGGAAGATATAAAGTCGAAGAATCGCACTCCGACTGTACTTTTCAATGGTATGCTTCATCCGCTTATTGGTTTAGCCATGAAAGGTGTGATTTGGTATCAAGGTGAAGATAACTGGAATCGTGCTTCAACGTATGCCGATATGTTTACTACCATGATAAAAGGCTGGCGTGCAGAGTGGAAGCAAGGCGACTTTCCTTTTTATTATTGCCAGATCGCTCCTTATGACTATGCCATCATTACAGCACCTGGTGAGCCGGTTATTAATTCTGCTTATTTGCGTGAACAGCAATTGAAAGCCGAAACTATGGTGCCTAATGTCGGCATGGCTGTATTGATGGATGCAGGGATGGAGAAAGGTATTCATCCTGCTCGGAAAAGGGTAGTGGGCGAACGTCTGGCGCGTTTGGCGTTAGTGAACGATTATGGAGTCGAAGGTGTCATGGCACAGTCTGCCTGCTATAAAAAAATGGAAGTAAAGAATGATACGGTGACTGTTTTCTTTGATCGCGCAGATATGTGGATTAACTGTAAAGAGAAGTTTGCCTCCGATCTTTTTGAAGTGGCCGGTGAAGACCGGGTGTTTCATCCTGCAAAAGCGTGGATAGAACGTAGCAAAATAAAAGTAAAGAGTGAGGCGGTGAAATCTCCGGTAGCTGTTCGTTATGCATTCAAAAATTATGCCAAGGGCGACCTTTATTGTGAGGATCTGCCGGTTTCCTCGTTCCGTTCGGACAATTGGTGA
- a CDS encoding DUF5703 domain-containing protein, with product MNRFLLSLSLFFFMAISVCAEWRPGNYTWVSPSLNVSESMPCGGGDVGMNVWVEQGDILFYLSRSGSFDENNTLLKQGRFRLKLQPDLFLDAVDFRQQLRLNDGYVSISCNGVEVQLWADVFRPVVHVEVKSEKRVSAEIAYENWRVTDRVVQKKIEGQQCSYKWAVPKGTVTRRDSICAEMHQLTFFHRNEGETMFEVTMRQQGLTHLMDSLYNPLEQLTFGGRLSGGDLVYKGKRNGVYQSTPYVAWCYTSGVARRNHHFQVTLNTAQSSFEEWEEGLVQTEKSVELVKNRKQTRKWWNEFWNRSYIYLDDAGQLANPHGLDADDLSLVDPADSLAVAVRNYTLFRYMLGCNAYSKWPTKFNGGLFTFDPVWVNPDMAFTPDFRRWGGGTHTAQNQRLVYWPMLKNGDFDMMLPQFDYYLRILPTAEKRSRIYWNHEGACFAEQIENFGLPNPAEYGFKRPPAFDKGLEYNAWLEYEWDTVLEFCLMILETHRYRGMDIRSYEPLILSSLRFFDEHYRYLARQRGCKELDGNGKLVLFPGSACETYKMTYNASSTVAALHVVLQAAGSYFKENAEALAFVREMQQRIPSIPLHTIGNKIMISPALVWERVNNVETPQLYPVFPWRVYGLGRPNLEIAQNTYYYDVDAQKFRTHIGWKQDNIWAACLGLTDEAVALNQRKLYNGPHRFPAFWGPGYDWTPDHNWGGSGMIGLQEMLMQEDAQGNIIRYPAWPKNRKVHFRLHASEGRVVME from the coding sequence ATGAATCGATTCCTTTTATCTCTTTCTTTGTTTTTTTTCATGGCTATCTCTGTTTGTGCAGAGTGGCGGCCGGGAAACTATACATGGGTGTCGCCCAGTTTGAATGTTTCGGAATCAATGCCTTGCGGAGGGGGCGATGTGGGGATGAATGTATGGGTGGAACAAGGCGATATTCTCTTCTATTTATCGCGTAGCGGATCGTTCGATGAAAACAATACGCTTCTCAAACAGGGGCGGTTCCGGTTAAAACTGCAACCCGACCTTTTCTTGGATGCGGTGGACTTCCGGCAGCAACTCCGGTTGAACGATGGCTATGTGTCCATTTCCTGTAATGGGGTGGAAGTGCAACTTTGGGCTGATGTATTCCGGCCTGTGGTACATGTGGAAGTGAAAAGTGAGAAAAGGGTTAGTGCTGAAATAGCCTATGAGAATTGGCGTGTCACCGATCGGGTTGTACAGAAAAAGATTGAAGGACAACAATGCTCTTATAAATGGGCAGTCCCCAAAGGAACTGTCACGCGTCGTGATTCAATCTGTGCTGAAATGCATCAACTGACCTTCTTTCATCGTAATGAGGGTGAGACGATGTTTGAAGTGACCATGCGTCAACAGGGACTTACTCATTTAATGGATTCCCTTTACAACCCGTTGGAACAGTTGACGTTTGGAGGCCGTCTTAGCGGTGGGGACCTTGTTTATAAGGGTAAACGGAATGGGGTGTATCAATCTACTCCCTATGTCGCCTGGTGCTATACATCGGGTGTTGCTCGCCGGAATCATCATTTCCAAGTGACTTTGAACACTGCGCAGTCATCATTTGAAGAATGGGAAGAAGGGCTGGTACAGACAGAGAAGTCAGTCGAGTTGGTAAAAAACCGGAAGCAGACGCGTAAATGGTGGAATGAGTTTTGGAACCGGAGTTATATCTATTTGGATGATGCCGGGCAACTTGCCAATCCTCATGGATTGGATGCCGATGATTTGAGTTTGGTCGATCCTGCCGATTCGTTGGCTGTTGCAGTGCGCAATTACACTCTTTTTCGTTATATGCTGGGATGCAATGCATACAGTAAGTGGCCTACCAAGTTTAACGGAGGGTTGTTTACTTTTGACCCTGTATGGGTGAATCCTGACATGGCATTTACACCTGATTTCCGTCGTTGGGGAGGCGGTACGCATACGGCGCAGAATCAGCGGCTTGTCTACTGGCCTATGCTTAAGAACGGTGACTTTGATATGATGTTGCCTCAGTTTGATTACTATTTACGTATCCTCCCAACAGCGGAGAAACGCAGTCGTATTTATTGGAACCATGAAGGAGCCTGCTTTGCAGAGCAGATTGAAAACTTTGGGCTGCCCAATCCGGCTGAGTATGGCTTTAAGCGTCCGCCCGCTTTCGATAAAGGCTTGGAATACAACGCCTGGTTAGAGTATGAATGGGATACCGTACTTGAGTTTTGTCTGATGATATTGGAGACGCACCGTTATCGGGGCATGGATATCCGGAGTTATGAGCCTCTGATCCTTTCTTCATTGCGTTTCTTCGATGAACATTATCGCTATTTGGCACGTCAGCGCGGATGCAAGGAACTTGACGGCAACGGAAAGCTGGTACTTTTTCCCGGTTCTGCGTGTGAGACCTATAAAATGACTTACAATGCTTCCTCTACTGTGGCGGCTTTGCATGTTGTGCTTCAGGCTGCCGGTTCTTATTTCAAAGAAAATGCAGAAGCTCTTGCTTTTGTTCGTGAGATGCAGCAACGTATTCCTTCGATTCCGCTTCATACCATAGGAAATAAGATAATGATTTCGCCTGCTTTGGTGTGGGAACGTGTGAATAATGTGGAGACTCCGCAGCTTTATCCGGTTTTCCCATGGCGTGTGTATGGTTTGGGGCGTCCAAATTTAGAAATAGCCCAAAATACTTATTATTATGATGTTGATGCACAGAAGTTCCGTACTCATATAGGTTGGAAACAAGATAATATTTGGGCTGCTTGCTTGGGACTGACTGATGAGGCGGTGGCACTTAACCAACGTAAATTATATAACGGACCGCATCGTTTTCCTGCATTTTGGGGGCCCGGATACGACTGGACGCCCGATCATAATTGGGGAGGAAGTGGTATGATAGGATTGCAGGAGATGCTGATGCAGGAGGATGCGCAAGGTAATATAATACGTTATCCGGCTTGGCCTAAGAACCGGAAGGTTCATTTTCGTTTACATGCTTCTGAAGGAAGGGTTGTAATGGAATAA